Proteins encoded within one genomic window of Lagenorhynchus albirostris chromosome 9, mLagAlb1.1, whole genome shotgun sequence:
- the LTBP3 gene encoding latent-transforming growth factor beta-binding protein 3 isoform X7: MNGGQCSSRNQCLCPPDFTGRFCQVPAGGTGGGTGGSGPGLGRAGALSTGALPPLAQEGESVASKHAIYAVQVIADPPGPGEGPPAQHAAFLVPLGPGQISAEGTRQRADPVQAPPPVVNVRVHHPPEASVQVHRIEGPNAEGPAPSQHLLPHPKPPHPRPPTQKPLGRCFQDTLPKQPCGSNPLPGLTKQEDCCGSIGTAWGQSKCHKCPQLQYTGVQKPGPVRGEVGTDCPQGYKRLNSTHCQDINECAMPGMCRHGDCLNNPGSYRCVCPPGHSLGPSRTQCIADKPEEKSLCFRLVSPEHQCQHPLTTRLTRQLCCCSVGKAWGTRCQRCPADGTAAFKEICPAGKGYHILTSHQTLTIQGESDFSLFLHPDGPPKPQQLPESPSRAPPPEDTEEERGVSTDSPVIEEQSSQQSHLTVTTSPARPYPELISRPSPPWFLPDLPPSRSAVEIAPTQVTETDECRLNQNICGHGECVPGPSDYSCHCNPGYRSHPQHRYCVDVNECEAEPCGAGRGICMNTGGSYNCHCNRGYRLHVGAGGRSCVDLNECAKPHLCGDGGFCINFPGHYKCNCYSGYRLKTSRPPVCEDIDECRDPSSCPDGKCENKPGSFKCIACLPGYRSQGGGACRDVNECAEGSPCSPGWCENLPGSFRCTCAQGYAPAPDGRSCLDVDECEAGDVCDNGICTNTPGSFQCQCLSGYHLSRDRSHCEDIDECDFPAACIGGDCINTNGSYRCLCPQGHRLVGGRKCQDIDECSQDPGLCLPHGACENLQGSYVCVCDEGFMPTQDQHGCEEVEQPHHKKECYLNFDDTVFCDSVLATNVTQQECCCSLGAGWGDHCEIYPCPVYSSAEFHSLCPDGKGYTQDNNIVNYGIPTHRDIDECILFGAEICKEGKCVNTQPGYECYCKQGFYYDGNLLECVDVDECLDESNCRNGVCENTRGGYRCACTPPAEYSPAQRQCLSPEEMDVDECQDPAACRPGRCVNLPGSYRCECRPPWVPGPSGRDCQLPESPAERAPERRDVCWSQRGEDGMCAGPLAGPALTFDDCCCRQGRGWGAQCRPCPPRGAGSHCPTSQSESNSFWDASPLLLGKPPREEDSSEEDSDECRCVSGRCVPRPGGAVCECPGGFQLDASRARCVDIDECRELNQRGLLCKSERCVNTSGSFRCVCKAGFARSRPHGACVPQRRR, encoded by the exons ATGAACGGCGGCCAGTGCTCCTCCCGAAACCAGTGCCTGTGTCCTCCGGACTTCACCGGTCGCTTCTGCCAGGTGCCCGCTGGAGGAACCGGCGGGGGCACTGGCGGCTCAGGCCCTGGGCTTGGTCGGGCTGGGGCCCTGTCCACAGGCGCGCTGCCTCCCCTGGCTCAGGAAGGCGAGTCTGTGGCCAGCAAGCACGCCATCTACGCGGTCCAGGTGATCGCCGATCCGCCGGGGCCCGGGGAGGGGCCCCCTGCCCAGCATGCAGCCTTCCTGGTGCCCCTCGGGCCAGGACAGATCTCAGCGGAAGGTACCAGGCAACGGGCAGACCCCG TGCAGGCCCCACCCCCTGTGGTGAACGTGCGCGTCCACCACCCGCCCGAGGCCTCCGTCCAAGTGCACCGCATCGAAGGGCCCAACGCCGAgggcccagccccctcccagcaCCTGCTGCCGCACCCCAAGCCCCCGCATCCTCGGCCACCCACCCAGAAGCCCCTGGGCCGCTGCTTCCAGGACACGCTGCCCAAGCAACCC TGTGGCAGCAATCCCCTCCCCGGCCTCACCAAGCAGGAAGACTGCTGTGGAAGCATCGGCACAGCCTGGGGCCAGAGCAAGTGCCACAAGTGCCCCCAGCTGCAGT ACACAGGGGTGCAGAAGCCAGGGCCTGTACGTGGGGAGGTGGGCACTGACTGCCCCCAGGGCTACAAGAGGCTCAACAGCACACACTGCCAGG ACATCAATGAGTGCGCGATGCCAGGCATGTGTCGCCATGGTGACTGCCTCAACAACCCCGGCTCCTATCGCTGTGTCTGCCCACCTGGCCATAGCTTGGGCCCCTCCCGCACACAGTGCATTG CGGACAAGCCAGAGGAGAAGAGCCTATGCTTCCGCCTGGTCAGCCCTGAGCACCAGTGCCAGCACCCGCTGACCACGCGCCTCACCCGCCAACTCTGCTGCTGCAGTGTTGGCAAGGCCTGGGGCACCAGGTGCCAGCGCTGCCCAGCTGATGGCACTG CTGCCTTCAAGGAGATCTGTCCAGCTGGGAAGGGGTACCACATCCTCACCTCCCACCAGACGCTCACCATTCAGGGTGAAAGTGACTTCTCCCTTTTCCTGCACCCTGATGGGCCACCCAAGCCCCAGCAGCTCCCTGAGAGCCCCAGCCGGGCACCACCACCTGAggacacagaggaagagagag GGGTGAGCACAGACTCA CCAGTGATCGAAGAGCAGTCCTCGCAGCAGAGCCACCTGACTGTCACCACATCTCCTGCCCGGCCCTACCCTG AGCTGATCTCCCGGCCCTCGCCGCCCTGGTTCCTGCCCGACTTGCCCCCGTCCCGAAGTGCGGTAGAGATCGCCCCTACTCAGGTCACAG AGACGGACGAGTGCCGACTGAACCAGAACATCTGTGGCCACGGGGAGTGCGTCCCGGGACCCTCGGACTATTCTTGCCATTGTAACCCGGGCTACCGGTCGCATCCGCAGCACCGCTACTGCGTGG ACGTGAACGAGTGCGAGGCGGAGCCGTGCGGCGCCGGGAGGGGAATCTGCATGAACACCGGCGGCTCCTACAACTGCCACTGCAACCGCGGCTACCGCCTGCACGTTGGCGCCGGGGGGCGCTCGTGCGTGG ACCTGAACGAGTGTGCCAAGCCCCACCTGTGCGGCGACGGCGGCTTCTGCATCAACTTTCCCGGTCACTACAAGTGCAACTGCTACTCCGGCTACCGGCTCAAAACCTCTCGACCGCCCGTGTGCGAAG ACATCGACGAGTGCCGAGACCCTAGTTCCTGCCCAGATGGCAAATGCGAGAACAAACCTGGGAGCTTCAAGTGCATTGCCTGTCTGCCTGGCTACCGCAGCCAGGGGGGCGGGGCCTGCCGCG ACGTGAACGAGTGCGCCGAGGGCAGCCCCTGCTCTCCCGGCTGGTGCGAGAACCTCCCGGGCTCCTTCCGCTGCACGTGCGCCCAGGGCTATGCGCCCGCGCCGGACGGCCGCAGTTGCCTGG ATGTGGATGAGTGTGAGGCTGGGGACGTGTGTGACAACGGCATCTGCACCAACACGCCAGGCTCCTTCCAGTGTCAGTGCCTCTCTGGCTACCATCTGTCAAGGGACCGGAGCCACTGTGAGG ACATTGATGAGTGTGACTTTCCCGCAGCCTGCATTGGGGGTGATTGCATCAACACCAATGGCTCCTATCGATGTCTCTGTCCCCAGGGGCATCGGCTGGTAGGCGGCCGGAAGTGCCAAG ACATAGATGAGTGCAGCCAGGACCCGGGTCTGTGCCTTCCCCATGGGGCCTGTGAGAACCTGCAGGGCTCCTACGTTTGCGTCTGCGATGAAGGCTTCATGCCCACCCAGGACCAGCACGGCTGTGAGG aggTGGAGCAGCCCCACCACAAGAAGGAGTGCTACCTTAACTTCGATGACACCGTGTTCTGCGACAGTGTACTGGCCACCAATGTCACCCAGCAGGAGTGCTGCTGCTCCCTGGGGGCTGGCTGGGGAGACCACTGCGAGATCTATCCCTGCCCAGTCTACAGCTCAG CTGAGTTCCACAGCCTTTGCCCGGACGGGAAGGGCTACACCCAGGACAACAACATTGTCAACTACGGCATCCCAACCCACCGTG ACATCGACGAATGCATATTGTTTGGGGCGGAGATCTGCAAGGAGGGCAAGTGCGTGAACACGCAGCCCGGCTACGAGTGCTATTGCAAGCAAGGCTTCTACTACGACGGGAACCTGCTGGAATGCGTGG ACGTGGACGAGTGCTTGGACGAGTCTAACTGCCGGAATGGAGTGTGTGAGAACACGCGCGGTGGCTACCGCTGCGCCTGCACGCCCCCGGCCGAGTACAGCCCGGCGCAGCGCCAGTGTCTGAGCCCAGAGGAGATGG ACGTGGACGAGTGCCAGGACCCCGCAGCCTGCCGCCCTGGCCGCTGCGTCAACCTGCCGGGCTCCTACCGCTGCGAGTGCCGCCCGCCCTGGGTGCCCGGGCCCTCTGGCCGCGACTGCCAGCTCCCCGAGAGCCCGGCCG AGCGTGCCCCGGAGCGGCGGGACGTGTGCTGGAGCCAGCGCGGAGAGGACGGCATGTGTGCGGGCCCCCTGGCCGGGCCCGCCCTCACCTTCGACGACTGCTGCTGTCGCCAGGGCCGAGGTTGGGGAGCCCAGTGCCGCCCGTGCCCGCCGCGCGGCGCCG GGTCCCACTGCCCGACGTCGCAGAGTGAGAGCAATTCCTTCTGGGACGCGAGTCCCCTGCTGCTGGGAAAGCCCCCGCGAG AAGAGGACAGCTCGGAGGAGGATTCAGACGAGTGCCGCTGCGTGAGCGGCCGCTGTGTGCCTCGGCCGGGCGGCGCAGTGTGCGAATGTCCTGGTGGCTTCCAGCTAGACGCCTCCCGCGCGCGCTGCGTCG ACATCGACGAGTGCCGAGAGCTGAACCAGCGCGGGCTACTATGCAAGAGCGAGCGCTGCGTGAACACGAGCGGTTCCTTCCGCTGCGTCTGCAAAGCTGGCTTCGCGCGCAGCCGCCCACATGGAGCTTGCGTGCCCCAGCGCCGCCGCTGA